In a single window of the Paenibacillus sp. MMS20-IR301 genome:
- a CDS encoding YitT family protein translates to MLKLRLFGSYLTVILGSAMIACGFNLFLIPHRLLSGGVSGLAMLVGYFTPFNISLMYLLFNVPLLVAGWFQLGRRFIILSILSVGATTWLMTLVPEIQVSSDMLLASVFGGVLVGAGAGISFRVGGSSGGFDILGSIITRYRDFPIGNVLVGLNGLVILAAAYFDNNWNLALASMVSIYVSGKVVDLIHVSHIKVTVYIVTTRTDELLQQLLGLQRGVTKIKTEGAYSHVERDMLMTVTTRYELAELKRIIKTSDPQAFVNIVETVGVMGSFRKR, encoded by the coding sequence TTGTTAAAACTCAGATTATTCGGGAGTTATCTCACCGTAATCCTCGGCTCTGCGATGATTGCCTGCGGGTTTAATCTATTCCTGATCCCGCACAGGCTGCTCAGCGGCGGTGTCTCCGGCCTGGCCATGCTGGTCGGTTACTTCACTCCATTTAATATCAGTCTGATGTATCTGCTCTTCAATGTTCCGCTGCTGGTTGCCGGCTGGTTCCAGCTCGGACGGAGATTTATTATCCTAAGCATCCTGTCTGTCGGAGCCACAACCTGGCTGATGACCTTGGTTCCAGAAATTCAGGTCTCCTCGGATATGCTGCTCGCTTCTGTTTTTGGCGGAGTACTCGTAGGCGCCGGCGCCGGAATATCCTTCCGTGTAGGCGGATCTTCCGGCGGGTTTGACATCCTGGGCTCCATTATTACGCGGTACCGGGATTTCCCGATCGGGAATGTGCTGGTCGGGCTGAACGGATTGGTCATTCTGGCTGCAGCCTATTTTGACAACAACTGGAATCTGGCGCTTGCTTCCATGGTATCCATTTATGTGAGCGGCAAGGTGGTGGATCTGATCCATGTCAGCCACATCAAAGTTACGGTCTATATTGTGACTACCCGGACTGATGAGCTCCTGCAGCAATTGCTGGGACTGCAGCGCGGAGTTACAAAGATCAAAACCGAAGGTGCTTATTCTCATGTGGAACGGGACATGCTAATGACTGTGACCACAAGATACGAGCTGGCTGAGCTTAAGCGCATTATTAAGACAAGTGATCCCCAGGCTTTTGTTAATATTGTGGAAACGGTCGGGGTAATGGGCTCATTCCGCAAGAGATAA
- a CDS encoding putative glycoside hydrolase, whose amino-acid sequence MNITWALLMMALGSVGVPGHGHDADVAAVLKSAMNPPIVAEHTNDPNATATTPSGAGGTAVPAPSPSPTPDASAALHTDPQPDAPKVKGIYVTAYSAGGSRMETLLDLLDKTDLNSMVIDIKDDAGYITYKTDNAELQELGHPQPFIGDINKLMTRLKEHEVYPIARIVVFKDSVLAKKKPELSFVNKDGSVWSNKGGDSFVNPYNEDVWKYNVDIAKEAVKLGFKEIQFDYVRFPEGFEKRADTLKYTKSDRPRVEIIADFVKYAKAELAPLGVRVSVDIFGYAASVPAAEGIGQDFVKISKNVDVISPMVYPSHYSTGWFDVKDPDKDPYATIRGSMVDTHKKLNPLGSYKPVIRPWIQDFTASWLGSGHYVKYGKQQVEDQIRALKDENIDEFLLWNANNRYTADVDYEQ is encoded by the coding sequence ATGAACATCACCTGGGCATTACTGATGATGGCCCTGGGAAGCGTCGGTGTACCGGGCCACGGACACGACGCCGATGTGGCTGCAGTACTGAAGAGCGCCATGAATCCCCCCATCGTCGCAGAACACACTAATGATCCGAATGCAACAGCGACTACACCAAGCGGAGCCGGCGGCACGGCGGTACCAGCACCTTCACCAAGCCCAACTCCGGACGCAAGCGCAGCGCTTCACACCGATCCGCAGCCTGATGCGCCCAAAGTAAAAGGCATTTATGTAACGGCCTACAGCGCCGGCGGCTCCCGGATGGAAACGCTGCTGGACCTGCTGGACAAAACGGATCTGAACTCCATGGTCATCGACATTAAGGATGATGCCGGATACATCACATACAAGACAGATAATGCCGAGCTTCAGGAGCTCGGACATCCCCAGCCGTTCATCGGGGACATCAATAAGCTGATGACAAGACTGAAGGAGCATGAGGTTTATCCGATTGCCCGGATTGTTGTGTTTAAGGATTCCGTACTCGCTAAGAAAAAACCGGAATTATCCTTTGTTAATAAGGACGGCTCTGTATGGTCCAACAAAGGCGGGGACAGCTTCGTGAATCCTTATAATGAAGATGTCTGGAAATACAATGTGGACATCGCCAAGGAAGCGGTCAAGCTCGGCTTCAAGGAAATCCAATTTGACTATGTACGTTTCCCTGAAGGCTTTGAGAAACGTGCCGATACTCTTAAATACACGAAGAGCGACCGTCCGCGCGTTGAGATTATTGCCGACTTTGTCAAATATGCCAAAGCAGAGCTCGCACCGCTCGGTGTACGTGTATCCGTCGATATCTTCGGTTATGCCGCCTCGGTCCCTGCTGCAGAAGGCATCGGCCAGGATTTCGTCAAGATCTCCAAGAATGTGGATGTCATCAGCCCGATGGTCTATCCGAGCCATTACTCCACCGGCTGGTTCGATGTTAAGGATCCGGACAAGGACCCTTACGCCACGATCAGGGGCTCAATGGTCGACACACATAAGAAGCTTAACCCGCTCGGCAGCTACAAACCGGTAATCCGTCCATGGATTCAGGACTTTACCGCCAGCTGGCTCGGCAGTGGACATTATGTCAAATACGGCAAGCAGCAGGTAGAGGATCAGATTCGTGCCCTGAAGGACGAGAATATAGATGAATTCCTGCTCTGGAATGCCAACAACCGTTACACCGCTGATGTGGACTACGAACAATAA
- a CDS encoding MATE family efflux transporter, producing the protein MNQTSSIKQKAVQFLHILLPILITQIALSAITFFDTNMSGKFGTNDLAGVAIGTSLWIPIQTGLSGILMGITPIVSHLIGSKRDKDVAHQVMQGMWLSLLVSVLVLIMGGLVLSPVLNFMNLEPAVRDIASRFLHAISFGIIPLFGYTVLRSCIDALGQTRVSMFITLIALPVNVGLNYLLIFGNFGFPRLGGVGAGVASAITYWVIFIIALVFIYRAEPFKSLRLFRKFHTMSLQSFKELLKIGVPIGFSIFFETAVFSAVTLLMSRFDTVTIAAHQAAINFASTLYMIPLSICMSLTILVGFETGSGRLKDARQYSIMGIGTAAVLSLLTALVLLFAGSHVAGLYSDEAEVISLIQHFLIYAIFFQISDAIATPTQGVLRGYKDVNPAFLICFAAYWIIGLPVGYLLATYTELGAYGYWIGLITGLAIGAILLLARLVRVQRRFSLEKA; encoded by the coding sequence ATGAATCAAACCTCTTCCATTAAGCAAAAGGCTGTACAATTTCTTCATATTCTGCTGCCGATCCTGATTACACAAATTGCCCTGTCAGCCATCACCTTCTTCGACACCAATATGTCCGGCAAATTCGGCACGAATGATCTTGCCGGTGTTGCCATCGGCACAAGCCTGTGGATTCCGATCCAGACCGGCCTCAGCGGTATTCTGATGGGTATTACACCGATCGTCTCCCATCTCATCGGCAGCAAGCGTGACAAGGATGTCGCCCATCAGGTAATGCAGGGCATGTGGCTTTCACTGCTCGTCTCGGTGCTCGTCCTTATAATGGGCGGGTTGGTATTGTCACCTGTACTGAATTTCATGAACCTGGAGCCGGCAGTGCGCGATATAGCTTCCCGCTTCCTGCATGCCATTTCCTTCGGTATTATACCGCTGTTCGGATATACTGTACTGCGCAGCTGTATCGATGCCCTGGGCCAGACCCGGGTCTCGATGTTCATTACGCTGATTGCGCTACCGGTCAATGTTGGACTGAACTACCTGCTTATCTTCGGGAACTTCGGGTTCCCCCGCTTAGGCGGAGTCGGCGCAGGTGTCGCATCGGCCATTACATATTGGGTAATCTTCATCATTGCCCTTGTTTTCATCTACCGTGCTGAGCCTTTCAAAAGCCTGCGGCTCTTCCGTAAATTTCACACAATGTCGCTTCAGAGCTTCAAGGAGCTGCTGAAAATCGGCGTACCGATCGGCTTTTCGATCTTTTTTGAAACAGCGGTATTCTCTGCCGTAACTCTGCTGATGAGCCGCTTCGACACAGTGACCATTGCCGCCCACCAGGCGGCGATCAACTTCGCTTCGACACTGTATATGATTCCGCTAAGCATCTGTATGAGCCTGACCATTCTGGTCGGCTTTGAGACGGGCTCCGGGCGGCTGAAGGACGCACGCCAGTACAGTATTATGGGAATCGGCACGGCAGCGGTCCTGTCACTGCTCACTGCACTTGTGCTGCTGTTTGCCGGCAGCCATGTTGCCGGCTTGTATTCGGATGAAGCAGAGGTCATTTCACTAATACAGCATTTCCTGATCTATGCGATCTTCTTCCAGATTTCTGATGCGATTGCTACACCTACCCAAGGTGTATTGCGCGGTTATAAGGATGTCAATCCGGCCTTTCTCATTTGCTTTGCCGCTTACTGGATAATCGGCCTTCCTGTGGGTTATCTGCTGGCAACTTATACGGAGCTTGGCGCATACGGCTATTGGATCGGACTGATTACGGGTCTGGCTATCGGAGCCATCCTGCTGCTTGCCCGGCTTGTCAGAGTGCAAAGAAGATTCTCACTGGAGAAAGCTTAA
- the pfkA gene encoding 6-phosphofructokinase — MSNVKKIAVLTSGGDSQGMNAAVRAVVRSAIYFGIEVFGIQRGYQGLLNRDIFPMDLRSVGDIIQRGGTILQSARCLEFVKPEGQQKGADILNELGIDGLVVIGGDGSYQGANKLSKLGIKTMALPGTIDNDISFTDYTIGFDTAVGVVVDAINKLRDTMSSHERSSIVEVMGRHCGDIALYAGLASGAETILVPEMPYDLNEVADRMKDNFARGKRHSIVIVAEGVGKGEDVAQALKDRHASLDARVTVLGHIQRGGTPTPADRNLASRLGDFAVRKLIEGESGKACGIIKGELTLTDIDTVVNTKKDFNTDLYELASRLSQ; from the coding sequence ATGTCAAACGTAAAAAAAATTGCAGTACTAACCAGTGGAGGAGACTCACAGGGGATGAACGCCGCAGTCCGTGCGGTTGTGCGCAGCGCGATCTACTTCGGAATTGAAGTGTTCGGCATTCAGCGCGGTTACCAGGGGCTGCTTAACCGTGATATTTTCCCGATGGATCTGCGCAGTGTCGGTGATATTATCCAGCGCGGAGGTACTATTCTGCAATCTGCACGTTGTCTGGAGTTCGTTAAGCCTGAAGGCCAGCAGAAAGGTGCCGATATCCTGAACGAATTGGGAATCGACGGTCTGGTAGTTATCGGCGGCGACGGCTCCTACCAGGGAGCGAACAAGCTGAGCAAGCTTGGAATTAAGACGATGGCTCTGCCGGGAACAATTGACAATGATATTTCCTTTACGGATTATACCATTGGCTTTGATACAGCTGTTGGCGTTGTAGTCGATGCAATCAACAAGCTGCGTGACACCATGTCTTCCCATGAGCGTTCTTCTATTGTAGAAGTAATGGGACGCCACTGCGGAGACATCGCCCTGTATGCTGGTCTTGCTTCCGGAGCCGAAACGATTCTGGTGCCGGAAATGCCTTATGATCTGAATGAGGTTGCTGACCGGATGAAGGATAATTTTGCAAGAGGCAAACGCCACAGTATCGTTATCGTAGCTGAAGGCGTAGGCAAAGGTGAAGATGTGGCACAGGCACTCAAAGACCGTCATGCCTCTCTGGATGCCCGCGTAACCGTTCTGGGCCACATTCAGCGCGGCGGTACACCAACTCCGGCAGACCGCAATCTGGCCAGCCGTCTGGGTGATTTCGCTGTCCGTAAGCTGATTGAAGGCGAGTCCGGCAAAGCATGTGGAATTATTAAAGGCGAATTGACGCTTACTGATATCGATACTGTAGTGAACACCAAGAAAGATTTCAATACGGATCTGTATGAACTGGCTTCCCGTTTATCCCAATAA
- a CDS encoding tetraprenyl-beta-curcumene synthase family protein, whose product MNEFEQGRYLSPRGPIGLMNRVYKYVLPEVRSCLDFWRRDAEGIPDPELRRQALASIETKQFHCEGGGIYAAGNLSMRHILIPLIVAYQTISDYLDNLCDRSTSLDPADFRLLHQSMLDAIDPKAEPVNYYALRTEQNDGGYLSRLVRKCQEMILQLPGYSAAAPEIHDLAVLYTDLQVYKHIRPELRESALKEWWEKEGQRAPHLQWNEFAAATGSTLGVFMLFLASCDPKLSTSAASSIRAAYFPHVCGLHIMLDYLIDQDEDRAGGDLNFCNYYDNTDTMLNRIASIVEWARKDVRNLPETSMHRMVIEGLLALYLSDPKVSEQREVRTVSKRLMRRSPLTRLFFFVNSRWIRKHMY is encoded by the coding sequence TTGAATGAATTTGAGCAAGGCCGTTACCTTAGTCCGCGGGGTCCCATTGGACTGATGAACCGGGTCTACAAGTACGTGCTGCCGGAAGTGCGATCATGTCTTGATTTCTGGCGCCGGGATGCTGAAGGGATTCCCGATCCCGAGCTCCGCAGGCAGGCGCTTGCCAGCATTGAGACGAAACAGTTTCACTGCGAAGGCGGCGGAATTTATGCTGCCGGCAATTTGTCGATGAGACATATACTGATTCCGCTAATTGTCGCTTATCAGACGATCAGTGATTATTTGGACAACCTGTGTGACCGCAGTACTTCGCTTGACCCTGCCGATTTCCGGCTGCTGCATCAATCGATGCTTGACGCTATTGATCCTAAGGCGGAGCCGGTGAACTATTACGCGCTGCGCACCGAACAGAATGACGGGGGATATTTGTCCAGGCTGGTCCGCAAATGCCAGGAGATGATCTTACAGCTTCCGGGTTACAGTGCTGCGGCTCCAGAGATTCATGATCTGGCTGTGCTGTATACGGATCTCCAGGTGTATAAGCATATCCGCCCGGAACTCAGGGAATCTGCCCTGAAGGAATGGTGGGAGAAAGAAGGGCAGCGTGCCCCTCATCTCCAGTGGAATGAGTTTGCAGCGGCGACAGGTTCAACTCTGGGGGTCTTTATGCTTTTTCTGGCTTCCTGTGATCCCAAGCTGAGCACATCTGCAGCATCTTCCATCCGTGCCGCGTATTTTCCGCATGTTTGCGGGCTGCATATTATGCTGGATTACCTGATTGATCAGGATGAAGACCGCGCTGGCGGGGACCTCAATTTCTGTAATTATTATGACAATACTGATACCATGCTGAATCGGATCGCTTCCATAGTGGAGTGGGCCCGCAAGGATGTCCGGAACCTTCCCGAGACCTCAATGCACCGTATGGTCATCGAGGGGCTCTTGGCACTTTATTTATCCGATCCCAAAGTCAGCGAACAGCGGGAGGTTCGCACTGTATCCAAACGTCTGATGAGAAGAAGTCCGCTGACGAGACTGTTCTTCTTCGTAAACAGCCGCTGGATACGCAAACACATGTATTAG
- a CDS encoding MFS transporter — translation MKQHDSGSRYSDQNWLRFFMFTFYGTSVLVVSYFPLFYSHLGFSSPQIGLLYSVGPLISILANLFWSMMSDRIGAVRKIIAILLGGQLVTAIILARMTDFSSVMIILPVFYFFYYPVYPLADTMAIKIAQRHGRNFIAIRVFGSLGYSFFALTVGYLLRALGPEYSVGICIVVVVSALLISIGLKDAARAEPVPAPEDEAAEGQPQIKQARSGGLKEILLQKEVLWFFGSVFLLAIGYRMNEAFLTLSLKGMNAGDEVIGWALLASALSEIPVFFALSKYGERFKELPLLAFASLMFALRFLFMALTQEPGMVVAIQAMHSVSFGVYFVTAVRYITRIIPDHLRATGMAIFTVVWSSGAGLLSGTFGGLIFQDAGRTVFYYVATGFSLLAFTGFFSKHLLDIGGGTGRPFRKKSAGRQ, via the coding sequence ATGAAGCAGCACGACAGCGGCAGCCGGTACAGCGATCAGAATTGGCTGCGGTTCTTTATGTTTACGTTTTACGGCACCAGTGTACTGGTAGTATCGTATTTTCCCTTGTTCTATTCACATCTGGGCTTCAGCAGCCCGCAAATCGGTCTGCTCTACTCTGTCGGCCCGCTGATTTCGATCCTGGCCAACCTGTTCTGGAGCATGATGAGCGACCGGATCGGTGCAGTCCGCAAGATCATCGCCATCCTGCTCGGGGGACAACTGGTAACCGCCATCATTCTGGCCAGAATGACAGATTTCTCTAGTGTGATGATTATTTTGCCCGTTTTCTACTTCTTCTATTACCCTGTGTATCCGCTTGCTGATACTATGGCGATCAAAATTGCCCAGCGGCACGGACGCAATTTCATCGCAATCCGCGTGTTCGGCTCACTCGGCTACTCTTTCTTTGCCCTTACTGTCGGCTATCTATTACGGGCATTAGGTCCTGAATACAGTGTTGGTATCTGCATAGTAGTCGTTGTTTCCGCGCTGCTCATTTCCATCGGCCTGAAGGATGCTGCACGCGCCGAACCAGTCCCGGCACCTGAAGACGAAGCTGCAGAAGGGCAGCCCCAAATCAAACAGGCCCGAAGCGGAGGATTGAAAGAGATTCTGCTGCAAAAAGAGGTACTCTGGTTCTTCGGCTCTGTATTTCTGCTTGCCATCGGCTACCGGATGAATGAAGCCTTCCTGACGCTGAGCCTGAAGGGAATGAACGCAGGCGATGAGGTCATCGGCTGGGCACTGCTGGCTTCGGCGCTTAGTGAAATCCCTGTTTTTTTTGCGCTGAGCAAATACGGTGAGCGGTTCAAGGAGCTCCCCCTCCTCGCCTTCGCCAGTCTGATGTTCGCCCTGCGCTTTCTGTTCATGGCACTCACGCAGGAGCCGGGCATGGTAGTTGCCATTCAGGCCATGCACAGCGTTTCCTTTGGTGTGTACTTTGTAACCGCTGTCCGGTATATTACACGGATTATCCCCGATCATCTCCGGGCGACGGGCATGGCCATCTTCACCGTGGTCTGGTCCAGCGGCGCCGGACTGCTCAGCGGCACATTCGGCGGCCTGATCTTCCAGGATGCCGGCCGGACTGTCTTTTATTATGTCGCTACCGGCTTCTCACTGCTCGCTTTCACCGGCTTCTTCTCCAAGCATCTGCTGGATATCGGCGGCGGCACCGGCCGGCCCTTCCGCAAAAAATCTGCAGGCAGACAATAA
- a CDS encoding cold shock domain-containing protein, translating into MKGTVKWFNAEKGYGFLQVEGGEDVFVHFSAIQSDGFKTLDEGQAVEFDVTDGNRGPQAANVVKL; encoded by the coding sequence TTGAAAGGTACAGTAAAATGGTTTAACGCAGAAAAAGGTTATGGTTTCCTTCAAGTAGAAGGCGGCGAAGATGTATTCGTTCACTTCTCAGCTATTCAAAGCGACGGTTTCAAGACATTGGATGAAGGCCAAGCGGTTGAATTCGATGTTACTGACGGTAACCGCGGTCCACAAGCAGCGAACGTAGTTAAATTATAA
- the pepF gene encoding oligoendopeptidase F, protein MEQLLKRSEVPAENRWKLEDMFASEEQWDAEYKEVKELITSAGAFQGKLDSPDALKKCFELDDKLSLLTERLYVYAHMRQDEDTAAPKYQALSQKAKKLGVEAGEALSFVTPEILALPNETLDQFIADPSLSDYTFTLTEMKREKAHVLSKAEEALLAQVGTLAQAPQTVFGMLNNADLKFPKVKNEEGKEVELTHGSYIQFLESPDREVRKNAFKAVYETYGKQKNTIAATLSANVNKNVFYSRVRKYPSVLEMSLYGDNIPKEVYTNLIDTIHESLPLMHRYMKLRQKLLGVDELHMYDLFAPLVDEYKLDITFEEAKKITKEGLKPLGEDYLSVLQEGYDKGWIDVYENENKRTGAYSWGAYGTHPYVLLNHNDNLNSMFTLAHEMGHALHSYYSDTALKYRDAQYTIFLAEVASTTNEALLMDYLLNKSTDPKEKMYLLTYYADQFRTTVFRQTMFAEFEKIIHQRAEEGESLTPQDLSAIYYDLNVKYYGKDMVVDQDIEMEWARIPHFYNSFYVYKYATGFSAATSFAKQILEEGKPAVDRYLGFLKSGGSDYSINILSKAGVDMSTPEPIREAMSVFESVIEQMEQLTK, encoded by the coding sequence ATGGAACAATTACTTAAGAGAAGTGAAGTGCCCGCCGAGAACCGCTGGAAGCTTGAAGACATGTTTGCTTCAGAGGAACAATGGGATGCCGAGTATAAGGAAGTTAAGGAACTTATCACAAGCGCCGGGGCTTTCCAGGGCAAGCTGGATTCACCGGATGCCCTCAAAAAGTGCTTCGAGCTGGATGATAAGCTGTCCCTCCTGACTGAACGCCTCTACGTGTACGCGCATATGCGCCAGGATGAAGATACGGCTGCTCCGAAGTACCAGGCCCTCTCCCAGAAAGCCAAGAAGCTGGGCGTTGAAGCAGGAGAAGCCCTCTCTTTTGTCACACCGGAAATTCTGGCCCTGCCAAATGAGACCCTGGACCAGTTCATCGCCGACCCTTCCCTTTCAGACTATACCTTCACCTTAACGGAGATGAAGCGTGAGAAAGCCCATGTTCTCTCCAAAGCCGAGGAAGCGCTGCTCGCCCAGGTGGGCACACTCGCTCAGGCACCGCAGACCGTATTCGGCATGCTGAACAATGCGGATCTCAAATTCCCGAAGGTCAAGAATGAAGAAGGCAAGGAAGTGGAGCTGACCCACGGAAGCTACATTCAATTCCTGGAAAGCCCGGACCGTGAAGTGCGCAAAAATGCGTTCAAAGCCGTCTATGAAACTTACGGCAAGCAGAAGAACACAATCGCCGCTACGCTGAGTGCGAATGTGAACAAGAATGTATTTTATTCAAGAGTTCGTAAATACCCTTCCGTGCTGGAAATGTCCCTCTATGGTGACAACATTCCGAAGGAAGTCTACACCAATCTGATCGACACCATCCACGAAAGCCTGCCGCTGATGCACCGTTATATGAAGCTGCGCCAGAAGCTGCTTGGGGTTGACGAGCTACATATGTATGACCTGTTCGCTCCGCTGGTGGACGAATACAAGCTGGATATCACTTTTGAAGAAGCCAAGAAAATCACCAAAGAAGGCCTTAAGCCGCTTGGTGAGGACTATCTTAGCGTGCTGCAGGAGGGCTACGATAAAGGCTGGATCGATGTCTATGAGAATGAGAACAAACGCACTGGCGCCTACAGCTGGGGAGCTTACGGTACCCACCCTTATGTGCTGCTGAACCATAATGACAATCTTAACAGCATGTTCACGCTGGCGCATGAAATGGGCCATGCCCTGCATTCCTACTACTCAGATACAGCGCTGAAATACCGGGATGCGCAGTACACGATTTTCCTGGCTGAGGTTGCTTCCACTACCAATGAAGCCCTGCTGATGGATTATCTGCTGAACAAGTCGACGGATCCGAAGGAGAAAATGTATCTGCTCACCTACTACGCCGACCAGTTCCGTACCACCGTATTCCGGCAAACCATGTTTGCTGAATTCGAGAAGATCATTCACCAGCGTGCTGAAGAAGGCGAATCGCTTACACCGCAGGATCTCTCGGCCATCTACTACGACCTGAATGTCAAATATTACGGCAAGGATATGGTAGTGGATCAGGATATTGAGATGGAATGGGCGCGGATTCCGCATTTCTATAACAGCTTCTATGTCTACAAATATGCTACCGGCTTCTCTGCGGCAACCAGCTTTGCCAAGCAGATTCTCGAGGAAGGCAAACCGGCGGTAGACCGTTACCTCGGCTTCCTGAAGAGCGGCGGCAGTGATTATTCGATCAACATTCTTAGCAAGGCCGGCGTCGACATGTCCACACCTGAACCAATCCGTGAAGCTATGAGCGTATTCGAAAGCGTGATCGAGCAGATGGAACAGTTGACCAAATAA
- a CDS encoding lipopolysaccharide assembly protein LapA domain-containing protein has translation MKLQWSLILGLFFALVTAVFAVMNVDPVLVNFGFDVVSIPLILIILGCALIGGVVVGSYGIFRQYKLQKQIKGLNAELSKLRDTGSSLDSISAPDDTFSSEGSSQL, from the coding sequence ATGAAATTGCAATGGTCGCTCATATTAGGTTTGTTTTTTGCGCTGGTGACGGCTGTGTTCGCTGTGATGAACGTAGATCCGGTCCTGGTGAACTTCGGCTTCGATGTGGTCAGCATTCCGCTGATCCTGATTATTCTCGGCTGTGCGCTGATTGGCGGCGTGGTAGTCGGCTCCTATGGCATTTTCCGCCAGTATAAGCTGCAGAAGCAGATCAAAGGCCTGAATGCCGAGTTGTCCAAGCTCCGTGATACAGGCAGCAGCCTGGACTCTATAAGTGCTCCTGATGATACCTTCTCTTCCGAAGGTTCATCCCAGCTATAA
- a CDS encoding M42 family metallopeptidase, whose protein sequence is MLNIQPNEEYILTLLKKLLDTPSPSGFTSQVMALVAEEAAALNIPLAWNEKGGAILTVPGLDPSRTIGISAHVDTLGAMVRSIKPNGTLRLTSVGGFTMNSIENEYCMIHTRSGLTYTGTILTSHPSVHVYADARDYKRAEENMEIRIDEVVATKDDVLKLGIAVGDFISFDARAVLTPSGYVKSRHLDDKASVAAIFGLLESIRREGWKPLHNLSLLISNYEEVGHGAAWIPGGINEMIAVDMGAMGDDLSCKETDVSICAKDSSGPYDYAMTSRLIELANGLAIPFAVDIYPQYGSDASAALRGGNNIRAALIGPGVHASHSMERTHKQAVLNTAKLLAAYVGAN, encoded by the coding sequence TTGTTAAATATCCAGCCCAATGAAGAATATATACTGACTCTGCTCAAAAAACTGCTCGACACCCCCAGCCCCAGCGGCTTCACCTCCCAGGTGATGGCACTTGTGGCTGAAGAAGCGGCCGCACTGAATATTCCGCTGGCCTGGAATGAAAAGGGCGGCGCCATTCTGACCGTTCCCGGCCTTGACCCTTCGCGTACTATCGGCATCAGCGCCCATGTAGATACGCTGGGAGCCATGGTCCGCTCTATCAAGCCAAACGGCACGCTGCGCCTGACCTCCGTCGGAGGCTTCACTATGAACAGTATTGAGAATGAATACTGCATGATCCATACCCGCAGCGGCCTGACCTATACCGGCACGATTCTGACCAGCCACCCGTCTGTGCATGTCTATGCAGATGCCCGTGATTACAAGCGTGCCGAGGAGAACATGGAGATCCGCATCGACGAAGTGGTCGCGACTAAAGATGATGTGCTGAAGCTGGGTATTGCTGTCGGTGATTTTATCTCCTTCGATGCACGCGCGGTTCTGACCCCAAGCGGATACGTGAAGTCACGCCATCTGGATGACAAAGCCAGCGTAGCAGCAATCTTCGGGCTCCTGGAGAGCATCCGGCGTGAAGGCTGGAAGCCGCTGCATAACCTATCTCTGCTGATTTCGAATTATGAAGAGGTCGGTCACGGGGCAGCCTGGATTCCCGGCGGGATCAACGAGATGATTGCTGTAGATATGGGCGCAATGGGCGATGATCTGAGCTGCAAGGAGACCGATGTCTCCATCTGCGCCAAAGACTCATCCGGCCCTTATGATTATGCCATGACCAGCCGGCTGATTGAGCTGGCGAACGGGCTGGCCATTCCTTTTGCCGTGGATATCTATCCGCAATACGGCTCAGATGCCTCCGCTGCACTGCGCGGCGGCAATAACATCCGGGCCGCGCTGATCGGTCCCGGCGTGCATGCCTCCCACTCCATGGAGCGCACGCATAAGCAGGCTGTACTGAATACAGCCAAGCTGCTTGCAGCTTATGTTGGAGCGAACTAA